Part of the Propionispora vibrioides genome is shown below.
ACCGATGAGGTTTTTTATGGAAGACAGCAGGCTAATAGTAGATTAGTTGCAGTATGTATAATTTGTCAATTGGCAGGAAATAGTAATATGGTGGGGATGATGGCGTCATCTGCGCAAGACGGAGTAAGGTTTTACCTTTTGAAAGACCTTGCTTGTTTTTTCATATATTGCATTTTCCTGTTAATATATGTTTGGTTTAGTTCAAATTGGACTAAGGGGTGAAGGATTTAATGTTCAATCCTGTTCCGGTAGGCAAGAGAAATAGGTACAGCTATGCTAAAATTAACGAAGTGCTGGACATGCCTAATCTTATTGAAATCCAGAAGAATTCTTACAATTGGTTTCTCAAAGAAGGTCTCCAGGAAATATTCCATGATATTTCACCCATTCAGGATTTCACGGGTAATCTCGTGTTATCCTTTGAGGCGTTTACGCTGGGGGAGCCCAAATATCATGTAGAAGAGTGTAAAGAGCGGGATGTAACCTATTCCGCGCCTTTGCGTGTCAATGTGCGTCTGATTAACCGGGAAACCGGTGAAATCAAAGAGCAGGAAGTCTTTATGGGAGATTTTCCGCTGATGACCGATAACGGCACATTTATTATCAATGGAGCGGAACGGGTTATTGTCAGTCAGCTTGTCCGTTCACCGGGAGCCTATTATGGCGAAACCATTGATACCAGCGGCAAGAAGCTCTATAATGCAACCGTAATTCCGAACCGTGGCGCCTGGCTGGAACTAGAGACTGATGCCAATGATGTCATGTATGTGCGTGTAGACCGTACCAGAAAACTGCCGGCTACCGTACTGATTCGTGCTTTAGGCTGGGCATCGAATGCGGCTATTGCCGAACTGTTTAACGATGATCCCCGCATCAGGGCTACCTTGGAACGGGATAATACCGATTCAAGGGATTCAGCCTTGGTAGAAATCTATAAGCGTTTGCGTCCCGGTGAACCGCCTACTGTGGAAAACGCTACGCAACTCTTGGAATCTTTGTTCTTCGACTCCAAACGGTATGACCTGGCTACGGTAGGCCGCTATAAGCTGACGAAAAAGCTGGGCTGGCGCCGCCGCTTCATGGGTAAAGTACTACATAAACCGCTGGTAGATCAGGAAACCGGCGAAATCTTAATACCGGATAATACGGTAGTCGACGAAAAAATTCTTGATCGTTTAGTTGAAAGTGGCTTTGGCACTGCCGGCTTGATCGAAGCCATGATTAAGCCTAAGGATGGCGAAGCTGTTAAAATGATCTGTAATCCGACGCTGGAATATGCGCATCGGACTATTACCAAGGAAGATATTGTGGCTGCCATCAACTATCTGCTCAATTTGATGGATGGTTTTGGCAATACCGATGATATTGACCATTTAGGCAACCGCCGGCTGCGTTCGGTCGGTGAATTGCTGCAAAACCAATTCCGCATTGGTTTGTCCCGAATGGAACGGGTCGTGAAAGAACGTATGACCATTCAGGATATTGATGTCATCACGCCGCAGGCGCTGATTAATATCCGTCCTGTGGTCGCGGCGATTAAGGAATTTTTCGGTTCCAGCCAGTTGTCGCAGTTTATGGACCAGACCAATCCGCTGGCTGAACTGACTCATAAACGTCGTCTGAGCGCCTTGGGTCCTGGTGGTTTGAGCCGGGAACGGGCAGGTTTTGAAGTTCGTGACGTCCATCACTCTCACTATGGCCGTATGTGCCCAATTGAGACGCCGGAAGGTCCGAACATCGGTTTGATCGGTTCTTTGGCAACCTATGGTCGGATTAATGAATTCGGTTTCATTGAAACACCGTACCGTAAAATTGACAAGGAAAACCGCAAGGTAACCGATGACGTGCGCTACTTGACAGCCGATGAAGAGGACGAAGTGATTTGCGCTCAGGCGAACGAGGAACTGACTCCGGAAGGCTGGTTCAAGGCGCCACGGGTTATTGTGCGTTATCGCCACGAAAATCTGATGGTTCCGCCGGAACAGGTCGACTATATTGATGTGTCGCCCAAACAGGTTGTATCCATCGCTACCGCCATGATCCCCTTCCTGGAAAACGATGACGCTAACCGGGCCCTGATGGGGGCGAACATGCAGCGTCAGGCTGTGCCTTTGCTTCGGACCCAGGCGCCGTTGGTCGGCACCGGTATGGAGTATAAGGCTGCCTGCGACTCGGGTGTTGTTGTGTTGGCGAAGAATGCCGGTGTAGTGGAAAAAGTAACGGCTGTTGATATTAAAATCCGCACCGATAACGGCGGGTTGGATACTTATAAATTATTGAAATTTATCCGTTCCAATCAGGGAACGTGTGTTAACCAAAAACCGATTGTCTATAAGGGGGAGCGGGTAGTAAAAGGCCAGGTATTGGCCGACGGACCGTCCACTGATAAAGGCGAATTGGCATTGGGCTTTAATGTACTGGTTGCGTTTATGCCCTGGGAAGGTTACAACTACGAAGATGCAATTTTGCTGAGTGAAAAACTCGTTAAGGAAGACGTATTTACCTCTATCCATATTGAGGAATACGAGTGCGACGCCCGGGACACCAAACTGGGACCGGAAGAAATTACCCGGGATATCCCGAACGTCGCCGAAGAAGTGCTGCGTGATCTGGACGATCGCGGCATTATCCGGGTTGGCGCCGAAGTACGGCCTGGTGATATCCTTGTTGGCAAGGTAACCCCTAAAGGCGAAACCGAGCTAACGGCTGAGGAACGCCTGCTGCGAGCCATATTCGGTGAAAAGGCCCGTGAGGTAAGAGATACTTCGCTGCGGGTTCCCCATGGCGAAGCTGGTAAAATTGTCGATGTAAAAGTATTTAGCCGGGAAAATGGCGATGAATTGCCGCCTGGCGTGAATCATCTGGTCCGCGTCTATATTGCTCAGAAGAGAAAAATCTCCGAAGGTGATAAGATGGCTGGCCGTCACGGTAACAAAGGGGTTGTTTCCCGGATTATGCGGGAAGAGGATATGCCTTTCTTGCCGGACGGTACCCCGGTACAGATTGTGTTAAATCCTCTGGGCGTACCTTCCCGTATGAATATCGGGCAGGTACTGGAAACACATCTGGGGATGGCTGCCGCCGCCTTTGGCATGCAGATTAAAGCGAAAGATCCGACGGTGGAGGAAAGGCTGCGCAACGTTGGCTACAATGTCGACAAACACGGCCTGCCTAAACCTGATGTAGCCGGTATTCATATGGCTACGCCGGTATTCGATGGCGCCCGCGAAGAAGAAGTATTTAAAACGCTGGAAGCGGCCGGACTTTCGGCCGACGGAAAAACCGTGCTGTATGACGGTCGTACCGGCCAGGCTTTTGATAACCCGGTAACTGTAGGTTTTGTATATATCCTGAAGCTGGCCCACTTGGTTGATGACAAGATCCATGCCCGCTCCACCGGTCCGTACTCGCTGGTTACGCAGCAGCCGCTGGGTGGTAAAGCCCAGTTTGGCGGTCAGCGTTTCGGTGAGATGGAAGTGTGGGCGCTGGAAGCTTATGGCGCGGCGTATACCCTGCAGGAATTGCTCACGGTTAAATCCGATGATGTCGTTGGCCGTGTGAAAACCTATGAGGCCATTGTCAAGGGTGAAAACGTTCCCGAACCGGGCGTGCCGGAATCCTTCAAGGTTCTTATTAAGGAATTGCAAAGTATCGGCCTCGATGTGAAGATCTTGACTGAAGACGCTCAGGAAATTTTAATTCGTGAATCCGATGACGATATTCACGAGACGGCTAAAGAACTCGAACTCAGTCTTGGTGGTGAGGAAGGCGGACGTTTGGCGCCGACCGAACGCAAGCTGGCCGAAGTGGAGCCGGATATGGCCGATGAGTTTGAAGCAAGCGATGATGTTGAGCCGTTGGAAGAGGAACTGGATATTATTGCCGAAATCGGCGAGATGGATGCGGAAAAGTTCAGCCTGCCGGCATCCGATTATGACGACGAGCTTGAAGAGCCGAAAAAGGGAGCTTCTAAGAAAAGCAAAGAGCGGGATAAAAAAGTCAATCCCAACGACTACCTGGATGATCTAGATGAGGATTTCGAATAAATAATGTAAGAAGGGAGTGAAAACCCTTTGTTAGATGTTAATAATTTTGACTCCATGCGCATTGGTATTGCTTCGCCGGAGCAAATCCGCAAATGGTCGCACGGGGAAGTAAAAAAACCGGAAACTATTAATTACCGTACTCTAAAACCAGAACGCGAGGGTTTGTTTTGTGAAAAGATTTTTGGACCTACGCGGGATTGGGAGTGTCATTGCGGTAAATACAAACGGATTCGTTATAAAGGGATCGTTTGTGACCGCTGCGGCGTCGAAGTAACCCGTTCCAAGGTCCGTCGTGACCGGATGGGACATATCGAACTGGCGGCACCGGTTTCTCATATCTGGTACTTCAAGGGAATTCCCAGCCGAATGGGCCTGATTTTGGATATTTCCCCCCGTTCGCTGGAAAAGGTGCTGTATTTTGCTTCGTATATTGTGCTGGATCCGGGCGATACACCGCTGATGAAGCGGCAATTGCTTAACGAGAATGAATATCGCGAATATCGCGACAAATACGGCAGTGCTTTTAAGGTCGGCATGGGTGCCGAGGCGATTAAAAAATTACTGGCCGAACTGGAGCTGGATAAACTCAGCAAGGATCTGCGGCAGGAACTTAAGGAAGTCAGCGGTCAGCGGAAGGTGAGAGCCATCCGCCGCCTGGAAGTAGTGGAAGCTTTCAAAAAATCAGGCAACCACCCTGACTGGATGATTATGGATGTCGTGCCGGTCATTCCGCCCGAACTGCGCCCGATGGTTCAATTGGACGGCGGACGGTTTGCGACGTCCGACTTAAACGACCTGTACCGCCGGGTAATCAACCGGAATAACCGGTTAAAAAGACTGCTTGATTTGGGTGCGCCCGATATCATTGTCCGCAATGAAAAACGGATGCTCCAGGAAGCGGTCGACGCATTGATTGATAATGGCCGTCGCGGTCGTCCGGTTACCGGTCCCGGCAACCGCCCGTTAAAATCGCTGAGCGACATGCTCAAGGGTAAGCAAGGCCGTTTCCGGCAAAATCTGTTGGGTAAGCGTGTTGACTATTCGGGCCGTTCGGTTATTGTTGTCGGTCCGGAACTGAAGCTGCATCAATGCGGTTTGCCGAAGGAAATGGCGCTGGAACTGTTTAAACCTTTCGTGATGAAGAAGCTCGTCAATGCCGGCCACGCTCATAATATTAAGAGCGCCAAACGCATGGTAGAACGGGTGCGTCCGGAAGTATGGGATGTTCTGGAAGAGGTTATTAAAGAACATCCGGTACTGTTGAACCGTGCACCGACATTGCATCGTCTGGGTATTCAGGCCTTTGAACCGGTGCTTTCTGAAGGCCGGGCTATTAAAATACATCCGTTGGTATGTACGGCTTATAATGCCGACTTTGACGGTGACCAGATGGCCGTTCACGTGCCGCTGTCGGCGGAGGCCCAAGCGGAGGCGCGCCTTCTGATGCTTGCCGCCCATAATATTCTGTCGACCAAAGACGGTAAGCCGGTTGCTACGCCGACCCAGGATATGGTTTTGGGTTCTTACTATCTGACCATTGAGAAACCGGGTGATCTAGGGGAAGGCAAATTTGTAACCGATATAAACGAAGCGTTGCTGGCCTATCACCACAAGGAACTTTCGCTTCATGCCAAGATAAAGATACGCATGATGGTTCACGGCAAAATGGAGCGGGTCAACACGACGCTGGGCCGCCTGATTTTCAATGAAGCGTTGCCGGAAGAACTGAGCTATTTCTATCAGCAGGATGGCGAATGGTGCCTGGGTATTATGATGGATAAAAAGCAGCTTGGCAAACTGGTTGCCGACTGCTATCGCCGCTTCGGTAATTCCAAAACTGCCAATGTCCTGGACGGCATTAAAAAGCTGGGTTATTCCTTTGCTTGCCGGGCTGGGGTTACGGTAGCCATCTCTGATATCAAAATTCCTCCTGCCAAAAAAGAGATTCTGGCTGATGCGGAAGCCAAAGTTGATATGATTGATAAACAATATCGTCGCGGTTTGATTACCGAGGATGAACGTTATAAGAAGATCATTGATTTGTGGACCAAAGCGACCGAAGATGTCACCAGTGCTATGATGAATAATCTGGATAAATTCAATCCGGTATATATGATGGCCAATTCCGGTGCCCGCGGTAATATTCAGCAGATCCGTCAGCTTGCCGGTATGCGCGGCCTGATGGCCGATCCTTCCGGCCGGATTATCGACTTGCCGATCAAGGCTAACTTCCGGGAAGGTCTGACCGTACTTGAGTACTTCATTTCTACTCACGGCGCCCGTAAAGGTTTGGCTGATACGGCGCTTAGAACGGCTGACTCCGGGTACCTGACGCGACGTCTGGTCGACGTTGCCCAGGACGTCATCGTCCGGGAAGATGATTGCGATATTGTCGGCATTAATCTGGTGCGCGAACGGGCCCGCCTGGCTCAGTCCAGTTCAGGTGCCATTTCGCTTCTGAAAGACACCTTGCTTGGCCGGATTCTGGCGGAGAATGTTACCGATCCGAAGACTGCCGATGTTTTGGTGCCGCAGGGTACTGTGCTTGATGAGGAAAATCTGACTCTGATTGGCGAACAAGGTGTGCCGGAAATTATCCTGCGGGGCTTGGCGGCAGCCGATGCGGAGGGCGCTGACAATGCGGCGGCAACTGATGCCGTTATGCTGGGTGAACCGGAAGAAAAAGTACGTCAGGCATTGAAAGAATCTATGATTCGGGAGATGCTTGGCAAGAATACTGTCGGTGCGATTAAAAACAGCTTAGGCGAAGAACTCGTGCCGGCCGATACTCCCTTTACCGAAGAACATATCGAGGCTATTTTAAGCAGCGATGTACGGGAAGTTAAAGTACGCAACAACAGCATTAAAGGCATCGAAGTGGAAGCCATCATGGAAAGCGGTGGTGTGATTGAGCCGTTGAAGGACCGGATTGTCGGACGGAATGCGGCTGAAACCATTGTTGATCCTGAAACCAACGAAGTCATTGTCAATATCAATGATGAAATCACCGAGGAACTGGCTGACAAGGTTGTTGCTGTCCGCAAAAAGGTGTCCATTCGCTCGGTGCTCACCTGCAAATCACAATATGGCGTATGTATTAAATGCTATGGCCGGAATCTGGCCACAGGCCATTCGGTCGATGTCGGCGAAGCCGTGGGAATCATTGCGGCCCAGTCCATCGGTGAACCGGGCACACAGCTTACCATGCGTACTTTCCATACCGGTGGTGTTGCCGGTGACGATATTACCCAAGGTCTGCCCCGTGTCGAGGAATTATTTGAAGCCCGCAAACCCAAACGGCAGGCAATTATTGCCGAAATTGACGGCAAGGTTGAATTTAAGGATACCAAAGGCGTACGCAAGCTGACGGTATATCCGGCTGTCGGGGAAGAGCGCGTGTATCAGATTCCCTATGGTGCCCGCATTATCGTGAAAGACGGCGACCAGATTGAAGCAGGTGACCGTATTACCGAAGGCGCGGTCAATCCTCATGATATTTTACGGGTAAGCGGACTCAAAGCCACGCAGCGTTACCTGGTTTATGAAGTGCAAAAGGTATATAAATCACAGGGCGTAGAAATTAACGACAAGCATATTGAAGTCATTGTGCGCCAAATGATGCACAAGGCGAAAGTGGAAGAATCGGGCGACACCGAATTGCTGCCCGGTGAATATATCGATATCAATACATTTGAAGAGGAAAACGCCAAGGCTATTGAGGCAGGGAACGAACCGGCAGTGGCTAGACCTATTTTGCTGGGTATCACCAAGGCTTCACTGGCTACCGATTCCTTCTTGTCGGCCGCTTCCTTCCAGGAGACTACCCGTGTCCTGACCGAGGCTGCAATCAAAGGTAAGGTTGATCCGCTATTGGGTCTGAAAGAGAATGTTATTATCGGCAAACTGGTGCCGGCCGGCACCGGTATGAGCCGTTACCGCAACATCAAGATCAAACGGCAGGAAGCTGCCGTCGCTCCGGTCCCTGTTGTGGAGTAGACTGGTCTTCCTTGGAGTTTGCAAGAAATAGTGCTGCACTTGGTTGTGACAGATGCATTCTGTCATGGCCAAGTGTTTTGCCATATTTTTTCTTGTTTTTGGTTTTCCTGGTCCGCTGAAATTCGACAGATGACAGTCTAGTGCCTCATCCGGCAGAAATCTGCAGCAGATCACCGGCCTTTTTGCCGTCAATCTTCGTTGTCGTCGGCTTACATATATCCGATATACGCGCCTCCTCCGCCTTGCTTGCCGGCAAAAATTCTCGATGTTATACTGCATCTTCCTACCGGATGAGACACTAGGAACCGTGGGCATAAAAAAAGCGGAGAAATCCAGAGAAAATAGTGGTTTTTGCCTATTTTTTTATTGACACTGTAATGTAGAAATGCTACTATATTAAAGTGCCCGTGAGATAGTGTCTTTTGTTTGTGAAAAAAAGGAGTGATCCGGGTGTCTCTGGATGTGTTGAAACAAGCAAAAAAGGTTATTGGTGTTAAGCAAGCGGTAAAGTCAGTGGAAAAGGATAAGGTCAGTCTGGTGTATATTGCCGAAGACGCGGACGAACGGGTTGTCAAACCGCTCCGAGAAGTCTGTCAGCAAAAGAATGTGCCTGTCGAAACCGTTCCGACCATGACCGAGCTCGGTAAAGCCTGTGTGATTGAGGTGGGAGCCGCCGCGGTAGCTGTTTTGCGGTAGGGACAAAATGTTGTTAAACATTTTGCCCTGTGTGTACAACACTGGGTGAAATTTTTTATAATAAAATCCAAATTTGAGGAAGGGGGTGCACTAATGCCTACAATTAGTCAATTAGTACGTAAAAGTAGACAGGAATTGGAAAAGAAATCTACGGCGCCTGCTTTGAAGGAATGTCCCCAAAAGCGTGGTGTTTGCACAAGGGTATACACGACTACTCCGAAAAAACCTAACTCCGCTTTGAGAAAAGTTGCGAGGGTTCGTCTGACCAATGGAATTGAAGTAACTGCTTACATTCCTGGTATTGGACACAATCTGCAGGAACACTCCGTGGTTCTGATCAGAGGCGGCAGGGTAAAAGACTTGCCGGGGGTTCGTTATCACATTGTCCGCGGCGCATTGGATACTGCTGGTGTGCAGAAACGCAACCAAAGCAGATCGAAATACGGCGCAAAACGTGCTAAGAAATAAGACGTAAACAGTCAGATTGATTTAAAATACACATTGGTGATTTAAATCAACTTTTCGCAGAAGGAGGGAAAACGTGAATGCCTAGAAAAGGTCCTGTACCTAAGCGTGATGTGCTGCCGGATCCGGTGTATAATTCCAAAATTGTTACTAAGTTCGTCAACAAGATCATGATGATGGGTAAAAAAGGTGTTGCAGAAAACATCGTTTATGATGCTTTTGAAATAATTCGGTCTAAAACCGGCAAGGATCCGTTAGAAGTTTTTGACACAGCGTTGAAAAATGCTATGCCGGTACTTGAAGTTCGCGCCCGCCGTGTTGGTGGAGCTAACTATCAGGTGCCTGTAGAAGTTCGTCCTGATCGCAGATTGTCGCTGGGAATCCGTTGGTTAGTGAATTACTCCCGGGCCCGCGGTGAAAAAACAATGCGTGAAAGATTGGCGGCTGAATTGATGGATGCTGCTAATAACACGGGCGCAACGATTAAGAAAAAAGAAGATACTCATAAAATGGCGGAAGCCAATAAAGCATTTGCTCATTACCGCTGGTAACCCGGCGGCCTAATGAGGCGACAAACAGTAAGGAGTGGTAATAGTGGCCAGAAAGATTCCTCTTGAGAAAACTCGGAACATTGGCATCATGGCACATATAGACGCCGGCAAAACCACTACGACTGAGCGAATTCTGTTTTATACGGGTAGAGTACACAAAATTGGTGAAGTGCATGATGGTGCTGCGACAATGGACTGGATGGTTCAAGAGCAAGAAAGAGGGATTACGATCACCTCGGCGGCCACTACTTGTCAATGGCTAAATCATCGCATAAACATTATTGACACACCGGGGCACGTGGACTTTACAGTAGAGGTAGAACGCTCACTCAGAGTGCTCGATGGTTCGGTAGCTGTGTTTTGTGCGAAAGGCGGCGTAGAACCGCAGTCTGAAACAGTATGGCGCCAGGCTGACAAATACGGCGTTCCTCGTATGGCTTATGTCAACAAAATGGATACGATCGGTGCGGACTTCTACCGGGTGGTAGATATGATGAAGACGCGCTTGGGTGCAAACCCTGTGCCGATTCAGTTGCCGATCGGCGCTGAAGATACCTTCAAAGGTGTAGTCGACTTGGTAGAAATGAAAGCCATCGTATACACCGATGATTTGGGAAAAGTAAGTGAAGCAACGGAAATTCCTGAAGATATGCACGACGTTGTGGAAGAATACCGTCAAAAGTTGCTGGATGCGGTTGCTGAAAGCGACGACGCATTAATGGAAAAATACCTGGAAGGCGAAGAGCTTACCCTGGAAGAAATTCAGCAGGGTATCCGCAAAGCGACGATTGCTTGTAAGATGACACCGATGCTGTGCGGTTCCTCGTATAAAAACAAAGGGGTTCAGCCTTTGTTGGATGCTGTAGTGGCTTACATGCCGGCCCCGACCGACATTGCCGCCATTCGCGGTGTAAACCCCGATACCGGCGAGGATGACGAACGGGCTGCTGATGACAGCCTGCCTTTCTCGGCGTTGGCCTTCAAAATTATGGCTGACCCTTATGTGGGTAAGCTGGCCTTCTTTAGAGTGTACTCCGGTAACCTGGGATCGGGTTCCTACGTATTCAACTCGACAAAAGGCAAGAAGGAACGTATCGGACGTATCCTGCAGATGCATGCTAACCATCGTGAAGAGATCGACACGGTATACACCGGGGACATCGCTGCTGCGGTTGGTTTGAAAGATACCACGACAGGCGATACGCTCTGCGATGAGAAAAAGCCGATTATTCTTGAATCCATGGTTTTCCCTGATCCGGTTATTCATATTGCCGTAGAACCGAAAACCAAGGCCGACCAGGATAAGATGGGCGCGGCGCTGGCCCGCCTGGCAGAAGAAGATCCTACCTTCCGGATGCGTACCGATCATGAAACGGGACAAACCATTATTTCCGGTATGGGCGAGCTTCATCTGGAAATAATCGTTGACCGCATGCTGCGTGAGTTCAAGGTCGAATGCAACGTCGGCAAACCGCAGGTTGCTTATCGCGAAACGATTAAGAAACAGGTTAAAGCCGAAGGCAAATTTGTCCGCCAGTCCGGTGGCCGTGGTCAATATGGTCACTGCTGGTTGGAACTCTTCCCGCAGGAACCTGGTACAGGCTTCAGCTTTGAAAGCAAAGTGGTCGGCGGTGCGATTCCGAAAGAATACATCTCCCCGATCGAAGCCGGTGTCAAGGAAGCAATGGAAAGCGGCGTGTTGGCTGGCTATCAGATGGTTGATATCAAAGTTGTCGTTTATGACGGTTCCTACCATGATGTCGACTCCTCGGAAATGGCCTTTAAAATTGCCGGTTCCATGGGCTTTAAAGCCGGTGCTGCCAAAGCAAGCCCGGTTATCCTTGAACCGTATATGAAAGTGGAAGTTATCGT
Proteins encoded:
- a CDS encoding L7Ae/L30e/S12e/Gadd45 family ribosomal protein; protein product: MSLDVLKQAKKVIGVKQAVKSVEKDKVSLVYIAEDADERVVKPLREVCQQKNVPVETVPTMTELGKACVIEVGAAAVAVLR
- the rpsG gene encoding 30S ribosomal protein S7; translation: MPRKGPVPKRDVLPDPVYNSKIVTKFVNKIMMMGKKGVAENIVYDAFEIIRSKTGKDPLEVFDTALKNAMPVLEVRARRVGGANYQVPVEVRPDRRLSLGIRWLVNYSRARGEKTMRERLAAELMDAANNTGATIKKKEDTHKMAEANKAFAHYRW
- the rpoB gene encoding DNA-directed RNA polymerase subunit beta yields the protein MFNPVPVGKRNRYSYAKINEVLDMPNLIEIQKNSYNWFLKEGLQEIFHDISPIQDFTGNLVLSFEAFTLGEPKYHVEECKERDVTYSAPLRVNVRLINRETGEIKEQEVFMGDFPLMTDNGTFIINGAERVIVSQLVRSPGAYYGETIDTSGKKLYNATVIPNRGAWLELETDANDVMYVRVDRTRKLPATVLIRALGWASNAAIAELFNDDPRIRATLERDNTDSRDSALVEIYKRLRPGEPPTVENATQLLESLFFDSKRYDLATVGRYKLTKKLGWRRRFMGKVLHKPLVDQETGEILIPDNTVVDEKILDRLVESGFGTAGLIEAMIKPKDGEAVKMICNPTLEYAHRTITKEDIVAAINYLLNLMDGFGNTDDIDHLGNRRLRSVGELLQNQFRIGLSRMERVVKERMTIQDIDVITPQALINIRPVVAAIKEFFGSSQLSQFMDQTNPLAELTHKRRLSALGPGGLSRERAGFEVRDVHHSHYGRMCPIETPEGPNIGLIGSLATYGRINEFGFIETPYRKIDKENRKVTDDVRYLTADEEDEVICAQANEELTPEGWFKAPRVIVRYRHENLMVPPEQVDYIDVSPKQVVSIATAMIPFLENDDANRALMGANMQRQAVPLLRTQAPLVGTGMEYKAACDSGVVVLAKNAGVVEKVTAVDIKIRTDNGGLDTYKLLKFIRSNQGTCVNQKPIVYKGERVVKGQVLADGPSTDKGELALGFNVLVAFMPWEGYNYEDAILLSEKLVKEDVFTSIHIEEYECDARDTKLGPEEITRDIPNVAEEVLRDLDDRGIIRVGAEVRPGDILVGKVTPKGETELTAEERLLRAIFGEKAREVRDTSLRVPHGEAGKIVDVKVFSRENGDELPPGVNHLVRVYIAQKRKISEGDKMAGRHGNKGVVSRIMREEDMPFLPDGTPVQIVLNPLGVPSRMNIGQVLETHLGMAAAAFGMQIKAKDPTVEERLRNVGYNVDKHGLPKPDVAGIHMATPVFDGAREEEVFKTLEAAGLSADGKTVLYDGRTGQAFDNPVTVGFVYILKLAHLVDDKIHARSTGPYSLVTQQPLGGKAQFGGQRFGEMEVWALEAYGAAYTLQELLTVKSDDVVGRVKTYEAIVKGENVPEPGVPESFKVLIKELQSIGLDVKILTEDAQEILIRESDDDIHETAKELELSLGGEEGGRLAPTERKLAEVEPDMADEFEASDDVEPLEEELDIIAEIGEMDAEKFSLPASDYDDELEEPKKGASKKSKERDKKVNPNDYLDDLDEDFE
- the rpsL gene encoding 30S ribosomal protein S12, which codes for MPTISQLVRKSRQELEKKSTAPALKECPQKRGVCTRVYTTTPKKPNSALRKVARVRLTNGIEVTAYIPGIGHNLQEHSVVLIRGGRVKDLPGVRYHIVRGALDTAGVQKRNQSRSKYGAKRAKK
- the fusA gene encoding elongation factor G — protein: MARKIPLEKTRNIGIMAHIDAGKTTTTERILFYTGRVHKIGEVHDGAATMDWMVQEQERGITITSAATTCQWLNHRINIIDTPGHVDFTVEVERSLRVLDGSVAVFCAKGGVEPQSETVWRQADKYGVPRMAYVNKMDTIGADFYRVVDMMKTRLGANPVPIQLPIGAEDTFKGVVDLVEMKAIVYTDDLGKVSEATEIPEDMHDVVEEYRQKLLDAVAESDDALMEKYLEGEELTLEEIQQGIRKATIACKMTPMLCGSSYKNKGVQPLLDAVVAYMPAPTDIAAIRGVNPDTGEDDERAADDSLPFSALAFKIMADPYVGKLAFFRVYSGNLGSGSYVFNSTKGKKERIGRILQMHANHREEIDTVYTGDIAAAVGLKDTTTGDTLCDEKKPIILESMVFPDPVIHIAVEPKTKADQDKMGAALARLAEEDPTFRMRTDHETGQTIISGMGELHLEIIVDRMLREFKVECNVGKPQVAYRETIKKQVKAEGKFVRQSGGRGQYGHCWLELFPQEPGTGFSFESKVVGGAIPKEYISPIEAGVKEAMESGVLAGYQMVDIKVVVYDGSYHDVDSSEMAFKIAGSMGFKAGAAKASPVILEPYMKVEVIVPEEYMGDVIGDLNSRRGRIEGMEARAGSQSIKSFVPLAEMFGYATDLRSKTQGRGNYSMEFDHYEEVPKNIAETIIAKVKGA
- the rpoC gene encoding DNA-directed RNA polymerase subunit beta' translates to MLDVNNFDSMRIGIASPEQIRKWSHGEVKKPETINYRTLKPEREGLFCEKIFGPTRDWECHCGKYKRIRYKGIVCDRCGVEVTRSKVRRDRMGHIELAAPVSHIWYFKGIPSRMGLILDISPRSLEKVLYFASYIVLDPGDTPLMKRQLLNENEYREYRDKYGSAFKVGMGAEAIKKLLAELELDKLSKDLRQELKEVSGQRKVRAIRRLEVVEAFKKSGNHPDWMIMDVVPVIPPELRPMVQLDGGRFATSDLNDLYRRVINRNNRLKRLLDLGAPDIIVRNEKRMLQEAVDALIDNGRRGRPVTGPGNRPLKSLSDMLKGKQGRFRQNLLGKRVDYSGRSVIVVGPELKLHQCGLPKEMALELFKPFVMKKLVNAGHAHNIKSAKRMVERVRPEVWDVLEEVIKEHPVLLNRAPTLHRLGIQAFEPVLSEGRAIKIHPLVCTAYNADFDGDQMAVHVPLSAEAQAEARLLMLAAHNILSTKDGKPVATPTQDMVLGSYYLTIEKPGDLGEGKFVTDINEALLAYHHKELSLHAKIKIRMMVHGKMERVNTTLGRLIFNEALPEELSYFYQQDGEWCLGIMMDKKQLGKLVADCYRRFGNSKTANVLDGIKKLGYSFACRAGVTVAISDIKIPPAKKEILADAEAKVDMIDKQYRRGLITEDERYKKIIDLWTKATEDVTSAMMNNLDKFNPVYMMANSGARGNIQQIRQLAGMRGLMADPSGRIIDLPIKANFREGLTVLEYFISTHGARKGLADTALRTADSGYLTRRLVDVAQDVIVREDDCDIVGINLVRERARLAQSSSGAISLLKDTLLGRILAENVTDPKTADVLVPQGTVLDEENLTLIGEQGVPEIILRGLAAADAEGADNAAATDAVMLGEPEEKVRQALKESMIREMLGKNTVGAIKNSLGEELVPADTPFTEEHIEAILSSDVREVKVRNNSIKGIEVEAIMESGGVIEPLKDRIVGRNAAETIVDPETNEVIVNINDEITEELADKVVAVRKKVSIRSVLTCKSQYGVCIKCYGRNLATGHSVDVGEAVGIIAAQSIGEPGTQLTMRTFHTGGVAGDDITQGLPRVEELFEARKPKRQAIIAEIDGKVEFKDTKGVRKLTVYPAVGEERVYQIPYGARIIVKDGDQIEAGDRITEGAVNPHDILRVSGLKATQRYLVYEVQKVYKSQGVEINDKHIEVIVRQMMHKAKVEESGDTELLPGEYIDINTFEEENAKAIEAGNEPAVARPILLGITKASLATDSFLSAASFQETTRVLTEAAIKGKVDPLLGLKENVIIGKLVPAGTGMSRYRNIKIKRQEAAVAPVPVVE